AACTAATAACGCAACTATTTTATATCATAGGAAACATACATGAATATATTTATTAAAACTGCTTGGGCAAATGCCAATTCCAATTCCCAAAGCAACCCATACTCTTTAGCAATTATGGTAGCAATATTTGCTGGGATTTTCTATTTTATGATTTTTAGACCACAACAAAAACGTAATAAAATTCATAAAGAATTATTAAGTTCTATCTCCAAAGGAGATGAAATCTTAACCAATGGAGGGCTAATAGGGCGTGTAGTCAGAACCACAGAAACGGGCTATATTTTTATTATTCTCAACGAGAAAAATGATACCAGTGGTAATGAAATATTAATTAAACGCGATTGTGTTACTGCCATTTTACCTAAAGGTACGATGAAAGCATTATAATTCTTAATATTATGTACCTTGAGATAAAAATTGGTGTTAAATCATTATTCTTTATGGAAATATCTTGCAATTACACTAGTGTTTGCTACTGGTATAATCTATACATTACCTAGTTTATATGGAAATAAACCTGCAATATATATTACTCAATATATTGCAGAAAAAAATCATCAAGCACTTAATAATATCTTATTATCCCAAATAAAAAAAATACTAGAAAACGAAGGAATAACTAATAAATCCATTTCATTACACACAAATAAAATTTTAATACAATTTTTTTATGAAAAAGATCAACTAAAAGCTTATCAAAAATTATCAACTATTTTTACAAATAAATATCAAGTATTTCTTTGTACTACTCCGGCAGCACCACATTGGTTATCTGTAATAAAAGCCAAACCTATAAAATTAGGATTAGACTTATGTGGAGGAATATATTTTGTAATACATGTAAATACAGAAATTATACTAAATAAATTACAAGAACAATATATTGATACTTTAAAAGCTACTTTATTTGAAAAAAAAATTCCTTATATAAAAATGTATAAAATTAAAAATCATGGAATTGAAATTAATTTCAAAAATTCTAATTTTAGAAATAAAGCAATTGTGCCGCTATCCGAAATAAATCATGATTTAGTAATACGTAGAGTAGAAGAGAACAAACTAGAGCTTATTTTTTCTGAAAGGAAAAAATATGAAATTTGTGAACATGCAGTACAACAAAATTCTACTATTTTATATCATCGTATACGCCAATTAGGTATTACCGAACCATTAATACAACGTCATGGAATTGATCATATTATTATAGAATTACCTGGCACTCAAGATATTAAAAAAGTTAAAAAAATACTTAGCACAACAGCAAGCCTAGAGTTTCGTCTAGTTAATTCAACAATAAGTGACTTTGAAATAAATAATAATTTAATTCCAGAAGATTCTGAAATAAAACTAACTAACAATGGCTATTTAGTGCCATTATACAAAAAAATAATTTTATCTGGAAATTTTATTGTACATTCCAATACTAGTTTAGACGAATATAACCGTCCTCAGGTAAATATTACTTTAGACAAAATAGGCAGTGCTATAATTTCAAACTTTACTAAAAACAATATTGGAAAAACTATAGCTACTTTATTTGTAGAATACAAAGATAGTGGAGAAATAGATTCTAAAGGTCATCCACTTCTCATCAAATATGAAAAAATTGTTAATATCGCTACTATTCAATCCCAATTAAGTAATAGTTTCCGTATTGTTGGAATCAATAATTTAAGCGAAGCACGCCATCTGTCGCTATTATTACGTATGGGAACTCTAACAACACCTATTCATATTGAAGAAGAACGAATTCTTGGCCCTATGCTTGGTAAACAAAACATCACACAAGGATTGACTGCATGTACTTTAGGAGTATTAACTTCTATATGTTTTATGATTTTATGGTACCATTATTTCGGATTAATTGCTAGTATTGCGCTCATTGCTAATTTAATGCTTATGATAAGCACAATGTCTATAATTCCAGACATGGTATTAACTATGCCAAGCATAGCAGGGATTATATTGACTTTATCCGTGGCTGTAGATGCAAATGTATTAATTAATGAAAGGATCAAGGAGGAATTAAAACAAGGTAAACCGGTGCAATATGCCATACATACAGGGTATCGTAAAGCATTTACTAGCATTGTAGACGCAAATATTACAACTATTATTACCTCTGTTATATTATATTTAATTGGAATAGGACCAATTAAAGGCTTTGCTATTACTACGATCATTGGAGTGGGAACATCAATGTTTACTTCTATTATTGGTACTCGCGCTATTGTTAATTTAGTTTATGGAAAAAAACACATTAATAAACTATCCATTTAATTTTATTGAATTTTGAAAACTATATATTATATTATCGATATAACTTTAATTTAATCTATTAATATGAACGACACTTACTATAAAATTTATAATTTTCTCTCATGGAGACGTATAATATTTTTTTTATCAATATTTTTATTTCTTATTTCATGTTGTACTATGGTAGTACGTGGTTTTAATTGGGGATTAGATTTTACCGGGGGTATATTAATTGAAATTGTTTCAGAAAAAAATATAGATCCCATTGACATTCAAAATATTTTAGTTCAGTCAGGACTTAAAAATACTATAGTACAACATTTTGGTTCTCCCCAAGATATAGGAATACGAGTTCCATTAGATTCAAACAAAAATCAGATCAATCAAAGCACTATAAATAATGTCTTACATATTTTACAAAAGACTATTACTCAAAAATTTTTTATTAAACAAGCAAACTGGATTGGTCCAAGTATTAGTAATCAATTAATAAATACAGGGATCATGGCTTTATTAGTTGCATTAATATGTATCTTAATGTATATAACGTTTCGTTTTGAATGGAGATTAGCTACTGGAGTTGTTGTATCTTTAATATATGATATAATAATTATTTCGGGTACTTTATCTTTACTAGCTACTAAGATAGATTCAACTATTATTGCTGCTTTAATGTCAGCAATTGGTTACTCCATTAATGATAAGATTGTTATTTTTGATAGAATTAGAGAAAATTTCCGCCGCATGTCTATAGTAAAATCTATAGATATTTTTAATATATCATTAAGTCAAGTACTAAATAGGACTATTATAACTTCAGTTACAACTATTATGGTACTATTTATATTGTTGATTTTTGGGGGGACTATGTTACATGGATTTGTAACAACTTTATTGCTTGGCTCTATCATTGGGACAATATCTTCTATATACATTGCTTCAGCTTTAGCGTTTAAACTTGGTACTACACGTAGTCATTTTATTAAAAATAACTAAATAAAATAAAATATTTTACTGCTGACAATCAATATATAATTATACCTTAAGAAATTATATCTATGATAACATAGATATCATGTATATGATATCTATGTATAATTACAATTTCAACTTTCACTAAATGTTAGTAATAACACAATAAAATATTTAAATAAATGTGTTCTTATAGTATCGATGTAAATAGTTGTTGTTATTAACATAATCAAACTCATATAAAAAATTACATTTAGTTTTACAATCTCAGGATACTATGACAGATCCATATCATCATGCTACATGACAAAAAATATTTAAAACGAGCATTACAATTAGCATGGAAGGGACGCTTTACTACAATGCCTAATCCTAATGTAGGGTGTGTTATTGTTCATAATAACAAAATTGTAGGAGAAGGATATCATATACGAACTGGAGAAGCACACGCTGAAATACATGCATTACGTGTTGCTGGAAATTTATCAAAAGGAGCAACTGCCTATATTACTTTAGAACCATGTAGCCATTATGGACGCACTCCTCCCTGTACTTCTGCATTAATTAACGCAGGAATTAAACGTGTTGTAGTAGCTATGCTAGACCCGCATTTCTATGCTAGAGGTAGAGGATTGCGTTTATTAAAACAAGCAGGTATTGAAGTACGACATAATAGTCTTATGTTATCTGAAGCCGAATCAATAAATCGAGGATTTATCAAACGTATACGCACTGGGTTACCGTGGGTCAAATTAAAATTAGCCGCATCTTTAGATGGTAGAACGGCTATGTCCTCTGGAGAAAGTAAATGGATTACATCTGTGCAAGCACGTCAGGATGTGCAGCACTTTCGTGCAGAAAGTGACGTCATTCTTTCCACTGCTAACACTGTTTTAGCAGATAATCCAAAATTAAATGTACGCTGGTCATGTTTTTCAGATGAAATAAAATATATTTATGCAAATAATAAGATTAGACAACCATTACGAGTAATTATTGATAGTACAAATAGAGTACTTCCAACACATCGTGTTATACGATATGAAGGAAAAATTTTACTTGTTCGCTTAAAAAAAGATCATCGAAATTGGCCTCCAACAGTAGAACAACTATTACTACCATCGATTAATTATTGTGGCCGCCGTCGCGTGAATCTTAGAGAACTAATGCAATATCTTGCGTATCGAGAAATTAATAATGTTTGGGTAGAAGCAGGCGCTACCTTTTCGGGAATATTGTTAGATATCGGGTTGGTAGACGAACTTATTTTGTACCAAGCCATAAAATTTTTAGGATCTGATGCACGACCTTTATGTTTATTACCGAACATTAAATGTCTTAATGATATTAAATCTTTTGATCTAATTGATATAAAAAATATTGGACCAGATATTCGTTTAAGATTAATACCAAAAAATATATAATATGTTGTGCTTATCAGTTATTTTAATGTTGTGTTACAATACGCCTGTACGCAAATATAAATAATATAATTTACATAATAGATAAATAGTCAGGATCATTATGAATATTATTGAAGGCAGTACCACGGCAAATGAGGCAAAAATTGCTATCGCTGTAGTTAGATTTAATCGTTTCATTAATAATAATTTACTCGAAGGCGCTTTAGACATTTTAAAAAGAACTGGGCAAATAAAAGATGAAAATATAACTATAATATGGACTCCGGGAGCATATGAATTACCATTAATTGTAAAGGCATTAGCTATTAGCCATAAATATGATGGAATAATAGCTCTAGGAACGGTGATTCGAGGAATTACTTTGCATTTTGAATTAATTGCAAGAGAATGCAGCTCTGGTTTATCTAATATTTCAATAGAAAACACATTGCCTATTGGATTTGGATTACTTACTACAGACAATATTAGTCAAGCTATAGAACGTTCAGGTATCAAGGCCAATAATAAAGGATCAGAAGCTGCTTTAGCCGTCTTAGAAATGATTAATATATTACAAATAATTAAAAAATAATTTTTACTATATAGCTGATAAAAGGAATTATGTGAAAACAATTAGCCGAAGACGTGCTCGTGAATGTGCGTTACAAGCATTGTATTCTTGGCAACTGTCTAAAAATAATGCCAAAGAAATTGAAAATTATATTATAACAGAACGAGATATTCAAAACTTAAATGTTTCTTACTTTCATAAATTATATATTGGAGTAATTAATTTTGCTGAAGAGCTAGATAGATTAATGATACCACATTTATCCAGAAGTTTAGAAAAATTAGGATATATTGAACATGTAGTATTACGTATTGCATTATTTGAATTGATAAAATGTAATGATATACCATATAAAGTTGCTATTAATGAAGCAATTGAGCTCGTAAAAATTTTTGGGGCTGAAAAAAGTCATAAGTTTATTAATGGAGTATTAGATAAAATAGTTACTCAGATTTGTATTAAAAAAAATAATCGAACTATCGACGTATGATTTAATACTTATAAAATAAAAAATTAAATTTCAATAAAACAATAATTTATTTTATTACTTATATCTCTCTCTAAATGCGATAAAATTAATATGAAATCATATAAGATATGGTATTTATTCGCCACTGGATTCGGGTTAGGAACAATTGATTATATGCCTGTAGGAACCGTAGCATCTTTATTAGCAATACCAATATGGTGGATGCTAATGTATTTATTTCCATATCAATTTTATTTTTTGTTTCTGATTACAGGAATAGGGTTTGGTGTATTTTTTTGTGATCAAGCTACTAAAATAATTGGCATTCATGATCATAAATCGATCGTTTGGGATGAATTTATTGGTATGTGGACCATATTAACTATAATCCCTACAGACAGTTGGCTATGGATAATTGTTGCTTTTTTATTATTCAGAATATTAGATATCACAAAACCTTGGCCAATTTCCTGGTGTGATCATACGATAAAAGGTGGATTTGGAATTATTATCGATGATATATTAGCAAGTGTCATATCTGTTGGTATTATTTTATCTTTGATGAATTTATATAATTGAAATACTTTATAAAATAAAAACATCTATAATTTTGAAGGCTAGTTTATTATTTGATATATTAACATCACATCATAATTAATAATAATTTAATATATCCATGTCATAATCTTTTTATAAATTCCTATACTATCTAATCCAAGCTCAGAAAGCATTTCTGATTGCGAACCTTGAGGAACAAAAAAATCAGGTAACCCAATGTTTAAAACCGGAACTGATAATTTATTCTGCATAATAAATTCATTTACACCACTTCCTGCTCCACCTATTATTGTATTTTCTTCCAAAGTTATTAGAAATTGATGATTTTTAGCAAGAGTCTTTATCAATACCCCATCTAATGGCTTAATAAATCTCATATCTACTAATGTCGCATCTAATTCAGATGCGACATTAGTAGCTGATCGTAATAAAGTTCCGAAATTAAGAATAGCAATATAATTTCCCTGACGACGTATTACGCCTTTACTTAATGGAAGGGTATATAACTTTTTCTTATCGGCATCGCCGGGGATAGCCAATCCTTTAGGATAACGCACAACACTAGGCCCATATTGATAATTATATCCTGTATGCAACATTAGTTTGCATTCATAAGCATCAC
This region of Candidatus Blochmannia vicinus genomic DNA includes:
- the yajC gene encoding preprotein translocase subunit YajC, coding for MNIFIKTAWANANSNSQSNPYSLAIMVAIFAGIFYFMIFRPQQKRNKIHKELLSSISKGDEILTNGGLIGRVVRTTETGYIFIILNEKNDTSGNEILIKRDCVTAILPKGTMKAL
- the secD gene encoding protein translocase subunit SecD codes for the protein MLNHYSLWKYLAITLVFATGIIYTLPSLYGNKPAIYITQYIAEKNHQALNNILLSQIKKILENEGITNKSISLHTNKILIQFFYEKDQLKAYQKLSTIFTNKYQVFLCTTPAAPHWLSVIKAKPIKLGLDLCGGIYFVIHVNTEIILNKLQEQYIDTLKATLFEKKIPYIKMYKIKNHGIEINFKNSNFRNKAIVPLSEINHDLVIRRVEENKLELIFSERKKYEICEHAVQQNSTILYHRIRQLGITEPLIQRHGIDHIIIELPGTQDIKKVKKILSTTASLEFRLVNSTISDFEINNNLIPEDSEIKLTNNGYLVPLYKKIILSGNFIVHSNTSLDEYNRPQVNITLDKIGSAIISNFTKNNIGKTIATLFVEYKDSGEIDSKGHPLLIKYEKIVNIATIQSQLSNSFRIVGINNLSEARHLSLLLRMGTLTTPIHIEEERILGPMLGKQNITQGLTACTLGVLTSICFMILWYHYFGLIASIALIANLMLMISTMSIIPDMVLTMPSIAGIILTLSVAVDANVLINERIKEELKQGKPVQYAIHTGYRKAFTSIVDANITTIITSVILYLIGIGPIKGFAITTIIGVGTSMFTSIIGTRAIVNLVYGKKHINKLSI
- the secF gene encoding protein translocase subunit SecF, translated to MNDTYYKIYNFLSWRRIIFFLSIFLFLISCCTMVVRGFNWGLDFTGGILIEIVSEKNIDPIDIQNILVQSGLKNTIVQHFGSPQDIGIRVPLDSNKNQINQSTINNVLHILQKTITQKFFIKQANWIGPSISNQLINTGIMALLVALICILMYITFRFEWRLATGVVVSLIYDIIIISGTLSLLATKIDSTIIAALMSAIGYSINDKIVIFDRIRENFRRMSIVKSIDIFNISLSQVLNRTIITSVTTIMVLFILLIFGGTMLHGFVTTLLLGSIIGTISSIYIASALAFKLGTTRSHFIKNN
- the ribD gene encoding bifunctional diaminohydroxyphosphoribosylaminopyrimidine deaminase/5-amino-6-(5-phosphoribosylamino)uracil reductase RibD, translating into MLHDKKYLKRALQLAWKGRFTTMPNPNVGCVIVHNNKIVGEGYHIRTGEAHAEIHALRVAGNLSKGATAYITLEPCSHYGRTPPCTSALINAGIKRVVVAMLDPHFYARGRGLRLLKQAGIEVRHNSLMLSEAESINRGFIKRIRTGLPWVKLKLAASLDGRTAMSSGESKWITSVQARQDVQHFRAESDVILSTANTVLADNPKLNVRWSCFSDEIKYIYANNKIRQPLRVIIDSTNRVLPTHRVIRYEGKILLVRLKKDHRNWPPTVEQLLLPSINYCGRRRVNLRELMQYLAYREINNVWVEAGATFSGILLDIGLVDELILYQAIKFLGSDARPLCLLPNIKCLNDIKSFDLIDIKNIGPDIRLRLIPKNI
- the ribE gene encoding 6,7-dimethyl-8-ribityllumazine synthase, yielding MNIIEGSTTANEAKIAIAVVRFNRFINNNLLEGALDILKRTGQIKDENITIIWTPGAYELPLIVKALAISHKYDGIIALGTVIRGITLHFELIARECSSGLSNISIENTLPIGFGLLTTDNISQAIERSGIKANNKGSEAALAVLEMINILQIIKK
- the nusB gene encoding transcription antitermination factor NusB, producing MKTISRRRARECALQALYSWQLSKNNAKEIENYIITERDIQNLNVSYFHKLYIGVINFAEELDRLMIPHLSRSLEKLGYIEHVVLRIALFELIKCNDIPYKVAINEAIELVKIFGAEKSHKFINGVLDKIVTQICIKKNNRTIDV
- a CDS encoding phosphatidylglycerophosphatase A family protein; the encoded protein is MKSYKIWYLFATGFGLGTIDYMPVGTVASLLAIPIWWMLMYLFPYQFYFLFLITGIGFGVFFCDQATKIIGIHDHKSIVWDEFIGMWTILTIIPTDSWLWIIVAFLLFRILDITKPWPISWCDHTIKGGFGIIIDDILASVISVGIILSLMNLYN